A region from the Cannabis sativa cultivar Pink pepper isolate KNU-18-1 chromosome 9, ASM2916894v1, whole genome shotgun sequence genome encodes:
- the LOC115723833 gene encoding uncharacterized protein LOC115723833, which produces MSVFLLPLKICQSLESIMSDFRWQSSKSKKGVSWVSWKKLCKHKISGGLVFRDFRNYNLDLLGKQAWRLLTDESSLVCKVYKARYFPNGSFLTAALGNNPSFIWKSILEIKDIIKAGARMQIGNGQNTMITTDPWLLDLEQPDHGLILEIPLTNSNVVDCWNLIRDASCYYSLKSAYRFLQQEVDVDLQNNEFWKKTAVSTVAATDGDFKKWFQDVTQSGNAYTSTKILMIAWQIWLTRNDVLWNQRSKLAANVVFIAKSHFNQWYCAQQNQLESLLVHNNQGLIIEHWTKHVANMIKVNVDGAIFEANCSFGFGFIARDSNGLMLNVVSKSLPGHVTAEIAETFGSDNVKKLPSAFGLLVWDCKQLLAELGNVNLRFVKRSVDKVAHFIAQSACSLSARVFHFHDFPVELLDILRTNHKDEHEYANQPLVRMIGALGSKVQSQSSSNPP; this is translated from the exons ATGTCTGTTTTTCTACTTCCTTTGAAAATATGTCAAAGCCTTGAAAGCATTATGAGTGACTTTCGGTGGCAGTCTTCTAAGAGCAAGAAGGGAGTTAGCTGGGTTAGTTGGAAGAAACTTTGCAAGCATAAGATCTCTGGTGGATTGGTCTTTAGGGATTTTAGAAATTACAATCTTGATTTGTTAGGAAAACAAGCTTGGAGGTTGCTAACTGATGAATCCTCTCTGGTTTGCAAAGTATATAAAGCAAGATATTTTCCCAATGGTTCCTTTCTCACAGCTGCACTTGGGAACAATCCTAGCTTTATATGGAAAAGCATACTTGAAATAAAGGATATCATCAAAGCAGGTGCTCGAATGCAAATTGGTAATGGCCAAAACACAATGATCACAACTGATCCATGGTTACTTGATTTAGAACAGCC AGACCATGGACTGATTTTGGAGATTCCTCTTACCAACTCAAATGTAGTCGATTGTTGGAATTTGATTAGAGATGCATCATGTTATTACTCACTGAAGAGTGCTTATAGATTCTTGCAACAGGAGGTTGATGTTGATTTACAAAATAATGAGTTTTGGAAGAA GACTGCTGTCAGCACTGTTGCTGCAACAGATGGGGATTTCAAAAAATGGTTCCAGGATGTAACTCAAAGTGGTAATGCCTATACTTCTACAAAAATTTTAATGATAGCTTGGCAAATTTGGCTAACTCGTAATGATGTGCTATGGAATCAAAGATCAAAATTGGCAGCAAATGTAGTCTTCATAGCAAAATCTCACTTTAATCAATGGTATTGCGCTCAACAAAACCAGTTGGAATCTCTCCTTGTTCATAACAACCAAGGATTGATTATAGAGCATTGGACTAAACATGTGGCTAATATGATTAAGGTTAATGTTGATGGGGCTATATTTGAAGCAAATTGTTCTTTTGGGTTTGGTTTCATTGCCCGAGATAGTAATGGACTTATGCTTAACGTTGTTTCGAAGAGTCTCCCTGGCCATGTTACAGCTGAAATAGCTGAGACTTTTG GCAGCGACAATGTAAAGAAGCTGCCATCTGCATTTGGTTTACTAGTTTGGGATTGTAAACAACTCCTTGCTGAGTTAGGTAATGTCAATTTAAGATTTGTTAAGCGTTCTGTTGATAAGGTTGCGCATTTTATTGCACAAAGTGCTTGTTCCTTGTCAGCTCGTGTTTTTCATTTTCATGATTTCCCTGTAGAATTGCTAGACATT TTGCGAACCAACCATAAAGATGAACATGAATATGCCAATCAGCCGTTAGTTCGGATGATTGGGGCCTTAGGTTCCAAAGTCCAAAGTCAGAGTTCGAGTAACCCACCTTGA
- the LOC115722227 gene encoding uncharacterized protein LOC115722227, giving the protein MKEKGVNWSSSLTNPCLPRPSPLLHWRFGLLTSLVLVGMVVVWSIDGCTVRTFLEAWKSNQDFLTMKVSTTNGLDSNLTHINGGLRLNSSSTIVVNQTNSTRLSTHFNFDDPLLNLTHYEPLLSQNSSIISSESDQNLTRPVVVPVPTPVSLSWVEAELEPNVTSNLLARWLSPGGLPCRDSKTVEIAIPGLDGQDLIELPAGKIHEFGFQALDEVKNPRCLGGDYFETDLSGDSWKSRPVVKDFGNGSYSLSLQVHPDFVGTYNLTIILLFRHFEGLKFSPSRFSYDREVRKIQIRFYNSSSSAQLPKIQFCKESDFGRDIWSGRWTRHGKNDACEIGNDGRYRCLAANFPCQNPWCDGSLGSLESNGWVYSTHCSFRLFSADSAWNCLSNRWIFFWGDSNHVDTIRNILNFVLDLPEIQSVPRRFDMNFSNPKNPSQTVRITSIFNGHWNETQNYQGLNSLKDEGFRNLVKKYFSEDTVPDTVIMNSGLHDGIFWSTIRAFSKGATYAASFWAEVLDSVRQRGLKAPKVFYRTTIATGGYARSLAFNPSKMEAFNWVVLEKLREAGVVSGVIDNFDMTFPWHFDNRCNDGVHYGRGPAKMRWRDGQIGHQYFVDLMLAHVLLNALCVR; this is encoded by the coding sequence ATGAAGGAGAAGGGAGTAAACTGGTCTTCATCCCTAACAAACCCATGTCTTCCTCGGCCGAGTCCATTGCTCCATTGGCGATTTGGGCTTCTGACAAGTCTTGTTCTTGTCGGCATGGTTGTGGTTTGGAGCATCGACGGTTGCACAGTAAGGACTTTTCTTGAAGCTTGGAAGTCCAACCAAGATTTCCTCACTATGAAGGTCAGTACCACCAATGGGCTAGATAGTAATCTCACTCATATCAATGGCGGTTTGCGTTTGAACTCTTCTTCCACCATTGTGGTTAACCAGACCAACTCGACccggttgagtactcatttcaattTCGATGACCCACTTCTTAATCTAACTCATTACGAGCCATTGTTGAGTCAGAACTCGTCTATTATATCTAGTGAGTCGGACCAGAATCTAACTCGTCCTGTAGTAGTTCCAGTTCCAACCCCGGTGAGTTTGAGTTGGGTTGAAGCTGAGTTAGAGCCAAACGTGACGTCTAATCTTCTGGCCCGGTGGTTAAGTCCCGGAGGATTGCCTTGCAGGGATTCTAAGACAGTTGAGATTGCTATTCCTGGTTTGGACGGTCAGGATTTGATCGAGTTACCAGCCGGTAAAATCCATGAATTTGGGTTTCAAGCTTTGGATGAGGTTAAGAATCCTCGTTGTTTAGGTGGGGATTACTTTGAGACTGATCTTTCTGGGGATTCATGGAAATCTAGGCCTGTAGTTAAAGATTTTGGTAATGGGTCTTACTCTCTTTCACTTCAAGTACACCCAGATTTCGTGGGTACATACAATCTTACTATAATACTTCTGTTTAGGCACTTTGAGGGTCTTAAGTTTTCACCTTCTAGATTTTCATATGATAGAGAGGTTCGTAAGATTCAAATCAGGTTCTATAATAGCAGCAGCTCTGCTCAGCTGCCAAAGATTCAATTTTGTAAGGAATCTGATTTTGGTAGAGACATTTGGTCTGGAAGGTGGACTAGGCATGGCAAAAATGATGCTTGTGAAATCGGAAATGATGGGCGGTACCGATGCCTGGCTGCGAATTTTCCATGCCAGAATCCATGGTGTGATGGCTCATTGGGGTCTTTGGAGAGTAATGGTTGGGTTTACTCAACACACTGTTCATTTAGATTGTTTTCAGCTGATTCTGCTTGGAATTGCTTGAGTAACAGATGGATTTTCTTTTGGGGAGACTCTAATCATGTTGACACAATTAGGAACATTCTCAATTTTGTGTTGGATCTACCTGAGATACAGTCTGTACCTAGACGATTCGATATGAATTTCTCTAATCCTAAGAACCCTTCTCAAACAGTTAGAATCACAAGCATATTCAATGGTCATTGGAACGAAACACAGAACTATCAAGGCTTGAATTCTTTGAAAGATGAAGGGTTTAGGAACTTGGTAAAGAAGTACTTCTCAGAAGACACAGTTCCAGACACTGTAATTATGAATTCTGGTTTACATGATGGAATCTTTTGGTCTACCATTAGAGCATTCTCCAAAGGGGCAACTTATGCAGCTTCATTTTGGGCTGAAGTTTTGGATTCTGTCAGGCAAAGGGGACTGAAAGCCCCGAAAGTTTTTTACCGTACCACAATAGCCACGGGTGGCTATGCTAGATCGTTGGCCTTCAACCCCAGCAAGATGGAGGCTTTCAATTGGGTAGTTTTGGAGAAGTTGAGAGAAGCTGGGGTTGTATCTGGTGTGATTGATAACTTTGACATGACTTTTCCATGGCATTTTGATAACCGTTGCAACGATGGGGTTCACTATGGCCGTGGTCCAGCCAAGATGAGATGGCGCGATGGCCAAATTGGGCACCAGTATTTTGTAGACCTCATGTTGGCTCATGTTCTCTTAAATGCTCTATGTGTAAGATAG